The following is a genomic window from Anaerolineales bacterium.
AGAGCGAGCCCACATAACGCAGCACAGGCTCGATGCCGGGGATGGCGGTCAGCAGCGTGGCGGACACCAGCGCGGCGGCGAGCAAGACCAGATAGAAGCCGGCCGCACAGCCAAGCAGGAAGGGCAGCGAGCGCCGGTAGCCATACAGCACGCCCATGGCGGCGCTGGTGATGTTGTTGGGCCCGGGGGTGAAGTTCGCTACCAGGGCATAGGTGATGGTGGGCAGCCAGTTGAACATGATGGCCTAAAGACGGCTGATCTGTGTTTTGCTCACTTCTGCAGCACGCACAGCGCCTGGCGGATCTCGCCCAGGTGGTAGGCAGAGTGGACCACGATGCTCAGTGCGCCGCCCATGGTGTCTTGATTCCACAAAGGATTGCGCTCAAACAGCCCGCGCATGCGCTCGTAGACCGTGCGCAACTGGTCTTTGTAGGCCTGCCATTCTTCTTCGCTTACCTTTTCCACCGTGCGCCAGACGTGGCCCCAGTCCGGCGGGGTCTGATCGCCTTGCAGCGCGTAGCGCTCGAAAGATTCAATGTAGAAGATGACATGGGCCACTTGGGCGGCCAGAGAGCCGCACTTGCCGCCGACCGGGATGGAGGCTTCGGCGGCGCTGACGGTATCCAGCGTCTCCAGCAGGGAGTTCTTTTTGTCGAGGTAGATGCCCTTGTGGACAGCAAAGGTTTCGTCGAGCAGCTGGGTGATGGTGTTAACGAATTCCTGAGGTTCAATTGCGGTCATTTTTAGCTCCTGGATGTGTGTAGGTTGTGTTGTTCCGGTTGGTTTGGGCGAATGTGTGGGTTGTGTCGATTGTGTTGGTTTTGTTGGCGCTTGACAAGCGGCTTGGCGAAGCGTGCGGTTTGCTGGCACTGCATATTCTGCATCATACATCAAAGCACTCCACAGCGGTCAAGAGGCATGCTTTGTCAAGGCGCCGGCAACGAATATTATAGAATTTGTTCATAAATATTGACACTCTTAGCAAACCTGCTATAATCTCCCGTAATTACAACCAGGTTGAAAAATCCAGGCTAATGGCCTGATGGGTTGTCCAAAAATACGGTCAGCCCCCGACCAGCAAAGTCATTTGTCAAGGAGAATCTGCAGTTCATGTCTGACTTAGTCATCCGCGATTTGCGCGTCAACGTAGCCGACAAAGAGATCCTGAAGGGACTGACCCTGACGGTGGAGCAGGGCAAGGTGCACGCGCTGATGGGCCCGAATGGCAGCGGCAAGAGCACGCTGGCCTACACGTTGATGGGCCATCCCAATTATGAAGTGACTGGCGGAGAAGTGATCTTCAAAGACCAGAATATTTTGGAGTTGGAGCCTGACCAGCGCTCGCATTTGGGCGTGTTCCTGGCGTTCCAGTACCCGGTGGCGATCCCGGGCGTGAGCGTGGCCAACTTCCTGCGCTCGGCGGTGAATTCGCACCGCAAAGCGGCCGACCCGGAATACAAAGGCATTCCCATCCCGGAGTTCCGCACGCTGCTGAAAGAGAAGATGGACAAGCTGAAGATGGACCACAGCTTCGCCGGGCGTTATTTGAACGACGGCTTCTCCGGCGGCGAGAAGAAGCGCGCCGAGATCTTGCAGATGGCGACGCTGATGCCGAACATGGCCATTTTGGACGAGACCGATTCAGGCCTGGATATTGATGCCCTGCGCAACGTGGCCGAGGGCGTGGAAGCCTTGCGCGGCCCGGACTTTGGGGCGCTGATCATCACGCATTACCAACGCATTTTGAACTATGTCAAACCGGATGTGATCCACATCATGCTCGACGGGCGCATTGCTGAGACCGGCGGGCCGGACCTGGCGCTGAAGCTGGAAGAGCATGGATATGACTGGATCCGCGAGAAGCACGGTGAGGCTGCGGCCGCTTAGCGCAGCACGAGGTGAATGATGGCTTTGGATGAAAAGTCGATCGAACGACATAAAGACGATGCCGAGCTGTTGGCCGGCATTGATGAATATCGCTGGAACTTTGTAGACGAGATCAAGCCGGTCTATCGCTCAGGAAAGGGGCTGAGCGAAGAAGTGGTACGCATGATCAGCGCCAAGAAGGAAGAGCCGCAGTGGATGCTGGACTTCCGCCTGAAGGCGCTGAAGCATTTTGAAGCGCGCCCAATGCCGACCTGGGGCGGCGACCTGGCCAGCCTGAACCTGGACGAGATCTATTTCTACAGCAAACCCTCCGAGGGTGAAGGTAAGAGCTGGGACGAAGTGCCCGATGACATCAAGCGCACCTTTGAGCGCCTGGGCATCCCCGAGGCCGAGCAGAAGTTTCTGGCCGGCGTAGGCGCCCAGTACGAATCCGAGATGGTCTATCACAACATCCAGGAGCATTTGGCTGAGAAGGGCGTGATCTTCAAGAGCATTGAGCACGGCCTGCGTGACCATGAGGATTTGTTCCGTGAATACTTCAGCACGATCATCCCGATCGAGGACAACAAGTTCTCGGCGTTGAATTCGGCAGTTTGGTCGGGCGGTTCGTTCGTGTATGTGCCCAAGGGCGTCAAGATCGAGATGCCCCTGCAGGCCTACTTCCGCGTGAACCAGGCGGACCAGGGCCAGTTTGAGCGCACCCTGATCATCGTCGAAGAGGGCGCCGAGGCCCATTATGTGGAAGGCTGCACTGCGCCGGTCTACACCACCGACTCGTTCCACAGTGGTGTGATCGAGATCGTGGTCAAGAAGGACGCCCGTTTCCGCTACACGACCATCCAGAACTGGTCGAACAACATGTACAACCTGGTGACGCAGCGCGCCCACGTGCACGCCAACGCCACCATGGAATGGGTGGACGCCAACCTGGGCAGCAAGCTGACCATGAAGTACCCCTCCTGCTATCTGCTTGAGCCGGGTGCGCACGGCGAGATCCTCTCGATGGCCTTTGCTTCCGGCCATCAGCACCAGGACACCGGCGGCAAGGTGATCCACTTCGCGCCCAACACGACCAGCAAGATCACCTCTAAGTCGATCAGCAAGAGCGGCGGGCGCGCTTCGTACCGCGGCCTGCTGAAGGTGCATCCCGGCGCGGAGGGCTCCAAGTCCAACGTGGTGTGCGATGCGCTGCTGCTGGACGACGCCTCACGCTCGGACACGTATCCTTACATTGAAATTGACGCCGAGGATGTGACCATTGGCCATGAGGCCTCGGTCTCCAAGGTCGGCGAAGAGCAGCTCTTCTATTTGATGAGCCGCGGCATGAGCGAAGAGCAAGCCGCCACCATGGTGGTTTCCGGTTTCATTGAGCCGCTGGTCAAAGAGCTGCCGATGGAATACGCCATCGAGATGAATCGTCTGATTCAACTGCAGATGGAAGGCTCGATCGGCTAAAGCCGTCGTTTGAGGATACCGATGACTGATAGCCCGAAACGCGTTGTTAAACGCAGTACTTCTGCTGGGCAGAGCACGAGCCGTGACTTTGCCTTCACCGCCGAGATGATCCCCAATGGTGTGGCAGAAGCTGCTTTCTTGCATGAGTACCGGCAAAACGCCTGGGAACACTTCCAGAAGCTGGGCGTACCACAGACCACCGAAGAAGCCTGGCGGCGCACTGACCTGCGCGGCCTGAAGGCCGGCAGCTTTAGCCTGCCCGCCGGTAAAGCGGCAGCCCAGCTGCCTCAGCCCCCCGAGCGGCTGCTGAAGCCGCTGGTGGGCGAGGGGCACGGCGGCCAGATCGTGATGGGTCCGGGCGAGACCCAGGTGACACTGAGTGAAGCGATCGCCAAGCAGGGTGTGGTCTTCACCGATATTGCCACGGCGGCCAAGCAGCACCCTGAGCTGCTGC
Proteins encoded in this region:
- the sufB gene encoding Fe-S cluster assembly protein SufB, producing MALDEKSIERHKDDAELLAGIDEYRWNFVDEIKPVYRSGKGLSEEVVRMISAKKEEPQWMLDFRLKALKHFEARPMPTWGGDLASLNLDEIYFYSKPSEGEGKSWDEVPDDIKRTFERLGIPEAEQKFLAGVGAQYESEMVYHNIQEHLAEKGVIFKSIEHGLRDHEDLFREYFSTIIPIEDNKFSALNSAVWSGGSFVYVPKGVKIEMPLQAYFRVNQADQGQFERTLIIVEEGAEAHYVEGCTAPVYTTDSFHSGVIEIVVKKDARFRYTTIQNWSNNMYNLVTQRAHVHANATMEWVDANLGSKLTMKYPSCYLLEPGAHGEILSMAFASGHQHQDTGGKVIHFAPNTTSKITSKSISKSGGRASYRGLLKVHPGAEGSKSNVVCDALLLDDASRSDTYPYIEIDAEDVTIGHEASVSKVGEEQLFYLMSRGMSEEQAATMVVSGFIEPLVKELPMEYAIEMNRLIQLQMEGSIG
- a CDS encoding DinB family protein, with product MTAIEPQEFVNTITQLLDETFAVHKGIYLDKKNSLLETLDTVSAAEASIPVGGKCGSLAAQVAHVIFYIESFERYALQGDQTPPDWGHVWRTVEKVSEEEWQAYKDQLRTVYERMRGLFERNPLWNQDTMGGALSIVVHSAYHLGEIRQALCVLQK
- the sufC gene encoding Fe-S cluster assembly ATPase SufC, whose product is MSDLVIRDLRVNVADKEILKGLTLTVEQGKVHALMGPNGSGKSTLAYTLMGHPNYEVTGGEVIFKDQNILELEPDQRSHLGVFLAFQYPVAIPGVSVANFLRSAVNSHRKAADPEYKGIPIPEFRTLLKEKMDKLKMDHSFAGRYLNDGFSGGEKKRAEILQMATLMPNMAILDETDSGLDIDALRNVAEGVEALRGPDFGALIITHYQRILNYVKPDVIHIMLDGRIAETGGPDLALKLEEHGYDWIREKHGEAAAA